Proteins from a single region of Egicoccus sp. AB-alg2:
- the nrdR gene encoding transcriptional regulator NrdR, translating into MRCPECGLDDDKVVDSRPTPDGAAIRRRRECRACGVRFTTFERVELPELLVRKRSGVVTPFSRQKVLDGMARAAKGRVPQEDLEVAAARVEQQLRAAGGREVTSEQVGLKVLGQLHELDDVAYVRFASVYKDFQGPEDFEEALLTLRKEAPPKAPDPA; encoded by the coding sequence GTGCGTTGTCCCGAGTGCGGCCTCGACGACGACAAGGTCGTCGACTCCCGCCCCACCCCCGACGGCGCGGCGATCCGCCGCCGCCGCGAGTGTCGCGCCTGCGGCGTGCGCTTCACCACCTTCGAGCGCGTGGAGCTGCCGGAGCTGCTGGTGCGCAAGCGGTCCGGCGTCGTGACCCCGTTCTCGCGACAGAAGGTGCTCGACGGCATGGCGCGAGCCGCCAAGGGCCGTGTCCCGCAGGAGGACCTCGAGGTCGCGGCCGCCCGGGTCGAGCAGCAGCTGCGGGCCGCCGGCGGTCGCGAGGTCACCTCGGAGCAGGTGGGCCTGAAGGTGCTCGGGCAGCTCCACGAGCTCGACGACGTCGCCTACGTCCGCTTCGCGTCGGTCTACAAGGACTTCCAGGGCCCCGAGGACTTCGAGGAAGCGCTCCTCACCCTCCGCAAGGAGGCCCCGCCCAAGGCCCCCGACCCCGCCTGA
- the lexA gene encoding transcriptional repressor LexA, producing MFASDASSCYGPVRPNARSYARGPPPCHVAAHGRRRRKEPRVSEQPNDVSDLTSRQRAILEVIHAHVDAHGYPPSVREIGDAVGLKSTSSVHAQLETLETKGYLRRDPTKPRALELGRDPMTSLEMRPASSRNVPLVGDIAAGGPILAEEQVDAVYALPKELVGEGQLFMLRVRGESMIEAGVLDGDFVVVREQPSVEQGEMCAALIDGEATVKFFRRTRAGEVFLDPANEAFDPIPVVPGQDARIMGKVVTVMRSVR from the coding sequence ATGTTCGCATCCGACGCGTCCTCGTGTTACGGTCCCGTCCGTCCGAACGCCCGTTCGTACGCAAGGGGTCCGCCCCCCTGCCACGTCGCGGCGCACGGGCGCCGACGCCGCAAGGAGCCCAGGGTGAGCGAGCAGCCGAACGACGTGAGCGACCTGACCTCGCGCCAGCGGGCGATCCTCGAGGTCATCCATGCCCACGTCGACGCACACGGCTATCCGCCCTCGGTGCGGGAGATCGGGGACGCCGTCGGGCTGAAATCCACGTCGTCGGTCCACGCCCAGCTGGAGACGCTGGAGACCAAGGGCTACCTGCGCCGCGACCCGACCAAGCCGCGGGCGCTGGAGCTCGGGCGTGATCCGATGACGTCGCTGGAGATGCGTCCGGCGTCGTCGCGCAACGTCCCGCTCGTCGGTGACATCGCCGCCGGTGGCCCGATCCTGGCCGAGGAGCAGGTCGACGCGGTCTACGCCCTGCCGAAGGAGCTGGTCGGCGAGGGCCAGTTGTTCATGCTGCGGGTGCGCGGCGAGTCGATGATCGAGGCGGGCGTCCTCGATGGCGACTTCGTGGTCGTGCGCGAGCAGCCGTCGGTCGAGCAGGGCGAGATGTGTGCCGCGCTGATCGACGGCGAGGCGACGGTGAAGTTCTTCCGCCGCACCCGCGCGGGCGAGGTGTTCCTCGACCCGGCCAACGAGGCCTTCGATCCCATCCCCGTGGTGCCCGGTCAGGACGCCCGCATCATGGGCAAGGTCGTCACCGTGATGCGGTCCGTTCGCTGA
- a CDS encoding diguanylate cyclase domain-containing protein, which produces MVAGDTAAVAARLRLLALAGRRLGRSEHEDEVYDLTVEVALRCLDADSVALSRFDRAEGLTRVLRNHGKLADWEEPRPQDETYRLDGYRQLVTVLLQGRAWHGTVDDADLPQVDRDLLVALGKYAALSSPVFVGAEVWGELYVTRAHGRSPFGELDLVICQTLVGLVGAALRHLQDRAVLHELAYRDRLTGLANRRAVDERLEEVFAGEQLARPVGVVLGDVNGLKDVNDHRGHAEGDRLLRDVAEVLTREVARHPGGLAARMGGDEFCLVLEGVEEDEIREITDRLMAATRALPLGGGLSCGYALVHGRPGGAPTPAAAGRALLRLADAMQYREKREVRAARAGRTTGVAAGGGRHQLASAARAAGRELAREVLTAVQAAEGGVESRLAALASSAANALGAASWWLSNSDGVDLVIRAGEYLRRGDVGPGAVPVTPGDRYPLDAYPASAAVLRGGVFFATLEDGDPSEREFLAANGYVAILGTGVTRHGVGWLVEICADAFTEPLAPHEGLLLALTQLAAGDDPSDAV; this is translated from the coding sequence ATGGTCGCGGGCGACACCGCCGCCGTCGCCGCGCGCCTCCGGTTGCTGGCGCTGGCCGGCCGACGCCTCGGTCGGAGCGAGCACGAGGACGAGGTCTACGACCTCACCGTCGAGGTGGCGCTGCGTTGCCTCGACGCGGACAGCGTGGCGCTCTCGCGCTTCGACCGCGCCGAGGGGCTCACGCGGGTGCTGCGCAACCACGGCAAGCTGGCCGACTGGGAGGAGCCGCGCCCGCAGGACGAGACCTACCGGCTGGACGGCTACCGGCAGCTCGTCACCGTGCTGCTGCAGGGGCGCGCCTGGCACGGCACCGTCGACGACGCGGATCTGCCGCAGGTCGACCGGGACCTGCTGGTGGCGCTGGGCAAGTACGCGGCGCTGTCCTCGCCGGTGTTCGTCGGCGCCGAGGTGTGGGGCGAGCTCTACGTCACGCGCGCGCACGGCCGGTCGCCCTTCGGCGAGCTCGATCTCGTCATCTGCCAGACGCTGGTCGGACTGGTCGGGGCCGCGCTACGGCACCTGCAGGACCGCGCCGTGCTGCACGAACTGGCCTACCGCGATCGGTTGACCGGCCTCGCCAACCGGCGTGCCGTCGACGAGCGCCTCGAGGAGGTGTTCGCCGGCGAGCAGCTGGCTCGGCCGGTCGGGGTGGTCCTCGGCGACGTCAACGGCCTCAAGGACGTCAACGACCATCGCGGCCACGCCGAGGGCGACCGATTGCTGCGCGACGTCGCCGAGGTGCTCACCCGCGAGGTCGCACGCCATCCCGGCGGCCTGGCGGCGCGGATGGGTGGTGACGAGTTCTGCCTCGTGCTCGAGGGGGTGGAGGAGGACGAGATCCGCGAGATCACCGACCGGCTGATGGCCGCCACGCGGGCGCTGCCGCTGGGCGGCGGGCTGTCCTGCGGCTACGCACTGGTGCACGGCCGGCCCGGCGGCGCGCCGACCCCGGCCGCGGCCGGACGGGCGCTGCTGCGCCTGGCCGACGCGATGCAGTACCGCGAGAAGCGCGAGGTCCGGGCCGCCCGGGCCGGGCGCACGACCGGCGTCGCGGCCGGTGGTGGCCGCCACCAGCTCGCCAGCGCTGCGCGCGCCGCCGGCCGGGAGCTGGCCCGCGAGGTGCTGACGGCCGTGCAGGCGGCCGAGGGCGGGGTCGAGTCCCGGTTGGCCGCCCTGGCCTCCAGTGCCGCCAACGCGCTCGGTGCGGCGTCGTGGTGGCTGTCCAACAGCGACGGCGTCGACCTGGTCATCCGTGCCGGCGAGTACCTGCGCCGCGGGGACGTCGGACCCGGTGCGGTGCCGGTCACCCCCGGTGACCGCTACCCACTGGACGCCTACCCGGCCTCGGCGGCCGTGCTGCGCGGCGGGGTGTTCTTCGCCACGCTCGAGGACGGTGACCCGAGCGAACGCGAGTTCCTCGCCGCCAACGGCTACGTCGCGATCCTCGGAACCGGCGTCACCCGCCACGGCGTGGGTTGGCTGGTGGAGATCTGCGCCGACGCCTTCACCGAGCCCCTGGCGCCCCACGAGGGCCTGCTGCTCGCGCTGACCCAACTGGCCGCCGGCGACGACCCGTCCGACGCGGTGTGA
- the hflX gene encoding GTPase HflX: MDGFSLADEPRPDDLLLGDGTTLTAEQLSRAEERRRRRDVIEEGAPREGVDIIRRVEAAVIVGVQLPGRTSADVDASLDELEALLDTAGAEVVERVVQRLDTPQAATYIGGGKVAELRELVAAHGADAVVFDDELSPAQQRTLEERIKQKVLDRTIVILDIFAQHATSREGKAQVELAQLNYLLPRLRGWGTALSRQAGGRTAGGAGIGGRGPGETQLEVDRRRIMRRIAKLRRDLKDYARIRETKATERERNRVQVAALVGYTNAGKSSLLNRVTGASVLVENRLFATLDPTVRRLPLEDGRDIVLTDTVGFVRKLPHGLVEAFKSTLEESASADLLLHVVDASHPEAEAHVVAVHEVLEEIGADRVPEQLVLNKIDRADPATVEALARRVQVELNADPVLVSAHTGAGIDELVERIRLRIPGQRLRISAHIPYARQDLVALAHRSGQVVKEAHGVKGTELVADVDEEVARTLRPYLDIDVFAEPPEDWERETGT, from the coding sequence GTGGACGGGTTCTCGCTCGCCGACGAACCGCGCCCCGACGACCTGCTGCTCGGCGACGGCACCACGCTGACCGCCGAGCAGCTCTCGCGCGCCGAGGAACGCCGCCGCCGCCGCGACGTCATCGAGGAGGGCGCCCCTCGCGAGGGCGTCGACATCATCCGGCGCGTCGAGGCGGCCGTGATCGTCGGCGTGCAGCTGCCCGGACGCACCTCCGCGGACGTCGACGCCTCCCTCGACGAACTCGAGGCCCTGCTGGACACCGCCGGCGCCGAGGTCGTCGAGCGTGTCGTGCAGCGGCTCGACACGCCGCAGGCCGCCACCTACATCGGCGGCGGCAAGGTCGCCGAGCTGCGCGAGCTGGTCGCCGCGCACGGCGCCGACGCGGTCGTGTTCGACGACGAGCTCTCCCCAGCGCAGCAGCGCACGCTGGAGGAGCGGATCAAGCAGAAGGTGCTCGACCGCACCATCGTGATCCTCGACATCTTCGCCCAGCACGCCACTTCGCGCGAGGGCAAGGCCCAGGTCGAGCTGGCACAGCTCAACTACCTGCTGCCGCGCCTGCGTGGGTGGGGTACGGCGCTGTCCCGGCAGGCCGGTGGGCGCACCGCCGGCGGTGCCGGTATCGGTGGCCGCGGTCCCGGTGAGACGCAGCTGGAGGTCGACCGGCGGCGGATCATGCGTCGCATCGCCAAGCTGCGCCGCGACCTGAAGGACTACGCCCGCATCCGCGAGACCAAGGCCACCGAACGCGAACGCAACCGGGTCCAGGTGGCGGCGCTGGTCGGCTACACCAACGCCGGCAAGTCGTCGCTGCTGAACCGGGTGACCGGCGCCAGCGTGCTGGTGGAGAACCGGCTGTTCGCCACGCTCGATCCGACCGTGCGCCGGCTGCCGCTGGAGGACGGGCGCGACATCGTGCTGACCGACACCGTCGGATTCGTGCGCAAGCTGCCGCACGGGCTGGTGGAGGCCTTCAAGTCGACGCTGGAGGAGTCGGCCAGTGCCGACCTGCTGCTGCACGTCGTCGACGCGTCGCACCCGGAGGCCGAGGCCCACGTCGTCGCGGTCCACGAGGTGCTGGAGGAGATCGGCGCCGACCGCGTGCCCGAGCAGCTGGTGCTCAACAAGATCGACCGCGCCGACCCGGCGACGGTGGAGGCACTGGCGCGGCGGGTCCAGGTCGAGCTCAACGCGGACCCGGTGTTGGTCTCCGCCCACACCGGCGCCGGGATCGACGAGCTCGTCGAGCGGATCCGGCTGCGCATCCCCGGCCAGCGACTGCGGATCTCCGCGCACATCCCGTACGCGCGGCAGGACCTCGTGGCGCTGGCGCACCGCAGCGGGCAGGTCGTCAAGGAGGCCCACGGCGTCAAGGGCACCGAACTGGTTGCCGATGTCGACGAGGAGGTCGCACGCACGCTGCGGCCGTACCTCGACATCGACGTGTTCGCCGAGCCGCCGGAGGACTGGGAGCGGGAGACGGGGACCTGA
- the dapF gene encoding diaminopimelate epimerase, which produces MDFTKAHGTANDFVVLADPEDRLDVPAHLVRALCDRRRGIGADGVIRIGAVADPADGDVFMDYRNADGSIVEMCGNGVRVTAKHAVDRGLARPREDGTVVVATRSGPKPVRIVARHPDGTVAEVEVDMGPPVLTPTEVPFDLAATAGTAAAGTAGAAPAGDRLVHQVDVDGHHLDVSVVSMGNPHAVTLVDDVAAAPVTTLGPQVETHAAFPAKTNVEFAQVVARDHVRLRVWERGVGETAACGTGACATVVALQRLGQVDREVAVELPGGTLRVRWHPGESVMMTGPAVEVGHGTIDDAWLRDAQAGLLETAP; this is translated from the coding sequence ATGGACTTCACCAAGGCCCACGGCACCGCCAACGACTTCGTCGTCCTCGCCGACCCCGAGGACCGCCTCGACGTGCCTGCACACCTCGTGCGGGCCCTGTGCGACCGCCGTCGCGGCATCGGCGCGGACGGGGTGATCCGGATCGGCGCGGTCGCCGACCCGGCCGACGGCGACGTGTTCATGGACTACCGCAACGCCGACGGCTCGATCGTGGAGATGTGCGGCAACGGCGTCCGCGTCACCGCCAAGCACGCGGTCGACCGCGGCCTGGCCCGTCCGCGCGAGGACGGCACGGTGGTCGTCGCCACCCGCTCGGGCCCGAAGCCGGTGCGCATCGTCGCCCGCCACCCCGACGGCACGGTCGCCGAGGTGGAGGTCGACATGGGCCCACCCGTGCTGACGCCCACGGAGGTCCCGTTCGACCTCGCGGCAACCGCCGGAACCGCAGCCGCCGGAACCGCCGGCGCCGCGCCGGCCGGCGACCGGCTCGTGCACCAGGTCGACGTCGACGGCCACCACCTCGACGTCTCCGTGGTGTCCATGGGCAACCCGCACGCTGTCACGCTGGTGGACGACGTCGCCGCGGCGCCGGTCACCACGCTCGGTCCGCAGGTGGAGACCCACGCCGCCTTCCCGGCCAAGACCAACGTGGAGTTCGCCCAGGTCGTCGCCCGCGACCACGTCCGCCTGCGGGTGTGGGAACGTGGCGTGGGGGAGACCGCCGCCTGCGGCACCGGCGCCTGCGCGACCGTGGTGGCCCTGCAGCGGCTCGGGCAGGTCGACCGCGAGGTCGCGGTCGAACTACCGGGCGGCACCCTCAGGGTCAGGTGGCACCCTGGAGAATCCGTGATGATGACCGGCCCGGCCGTGGAGGTCGGGCACGGCACGATCGACGACGCCTGGCTGCGCGACGCGCAGGCGGGCCTGCTGGAGACCGCACCCTGA